A segment of the Sandaracinaceae bacterium genome:
TGGACGCCAATTTCGCGCTGCGCTTCGCGCCCGAGTCCCTGGCGCTCGACGGGTCGCTCCAGCTGGTGCGGATGAGCCGCACGCACCTCGAGGCCCTGCTGAACGTGCTCGACCCGTACCGCGAGGACACGGACGTCAACACCGTGCGCGCGCTGCTCCCCTTCGGACATCCGCGCACGCTCCAGGCGCGCATCCAAGACGGCCTGATGGACCTGGACCTGCAGCTGGGCGGCATCGCCGGCATCGCGAGCATCGAGGCGATCCGCGCGATCCCCATCGCGCCCTTGCTGGACGACTACGTGGCGCCCATCGTGGACCCGCTGTTCCGTGAGCCCGAGCGCGACGTCCAGGTGCGTCCGAACACGAGTGGCCGCGACCGACGTGCGCCACGAGACGGCCGTGCGGGTGAGGCCGGCCAGGCCGATGACACCGTCCAGACCGACGAGGCCGGCGAGCGCCGCGAGACCCCCCAGCGACGAAGACCCCCATGACGACGAGACTGCAGATGCCGACGACTGAGCGCCTCCGCCCCCTGTTCGTGCTCGCCGTCGGGGCGGGGCTCATGACGCTCGCCTCGCAGGGCTGCGTGCGGGCCGAGGTGGCCGTCGTGAGCCAGCACACCGCGCTCGAGCGCCAGGCGGCGGGCGAGTACCCGGAGCGCGAGACCGAGCTGGACGACGCGGCCATCGAGCCGGGGCCCGAGGCCATCCCGCGCGAGGCGCTGGCGGAGACCGGCGAGGGCGGCGAGCTGGGCGTGGTCGCGCAGCTGGTGGCCCGCGCGGAGACGGACGACGAGCGCATCGAGGCGCTGCTCGGCGCGCGCTGCCTCGGCGAGGCGGTGAACGGGCTCTTGGTGGCGCGGCCCGACGACTGTCGCGCGGACCTGGACGCCGAAGAGCTGGCGCGCCTGGTGGCCCGCGAGAACCTCCATCGCAGGCAGATGTGGGAGTTCCTCAGCACGCGCGCCGAAGGGACCTCCACCGAGCGGGCGCGTGAGACCTGGCGTGAGCTGCACCTGATGCGCGTGCCGTGCGGCGCGATGATCGAGGCGGCCCCCGACCGCTGGGAGGCGAAGGTGTGCGAGCGGTGAGGCGCGCGCAGACGGCCGCCCTCGCGGGGCTCGCGCTGGGCCTCGTGTTCCCCCTGGTGCAGGGCCCGAGCGGCGCGTGGACGGCGCGCGCGACGGCGCAGACGAGCGGGCTGGACGGCCTCGAGGACGAGCTGGCCGTGCGCATGCCAGTGCGCCTGACGGCGGGGCACAACAACCACCTGATGGCCAGCTACGCCGAGGTGGGCGACGCGCTGTACTTCGTGGGCGACGAGCTGGGCACCACCGAGGTGCTGGTGCAGTCTCCCCCGAGCGGAGCGCCGGTGCGCGTGTTCGAAGCCCTGGGGGACCACGCGCTACCGCGCGTGAGCCCCGACGGACGCCGGCTGGCCTACGTGTCGTTCGTGCACGACTCCAAGGGCGACGTGTGCGTGCGCACGCTGCCGGCGGGCGCCGAGCGCTGCGTCACGGACGACGAGACCGCCGAGCTCGAGGTCATGTGGCTGGACGACGGCGAC
Coding sequences within it:
- a CDS encoding DUF1318 domain-containing protein — protein: MTTRLQMPTTERLRPLFVLAVGAGLMTLASQGCVRAEVAVVSQHTALERQAAGEYPERETELDDAAIEPGPEAIPREALAETGEGGELGVVAQLVARAETDDERIEALLGARCLGEAVNGLLVARPDDCRADLDAEELARLVARENLHRRQMWEFLSTRAEGTSTERARETWRELHLMRVPCGAMIEAAPDRWEAKVCER